A genomic stretch from Poecilia reticulata strain Guanapo linkage group LG20, Guppy_female_1.0+MT, whole genome shotgun sequence includes:
- the eloc gene encoding transcription elongation factor B polypeptide 1 — MDGEERTFGGCEGPDAMYVKLISSDGHEFIVKREHALTSGTIKAMLSGPGQFAENETNEVNFREIPSHVLSKVCMYFTYKVRYTNSSTEIPEFPIAPEIALELLMAANFLDC; from the exons ATGG ATGGTGAGGAGAGAACTTTTGGTGGCTGTGAAGGGCCAGATGCCATGTATGTGAAGCTCATCTCCTCAGACGGCCATGAATTCATTGTGAAAAGAGAACATGCCTTAACATCGGGAACCATCAAAGCCATGTTAAGTGGGCCAG GACAGTTTGCGGAGAACGAAACCAACGAGGTGAACTTCAGGGAGATCCCGTCCCACGTCCTGTCTAAGGTCTGCATGTATTTCACCTACAAGGTCCGTTATACCAACAGCTCCACGGAAATACCAGAGTTCCCCATCGCTCCCGAGATCGCTCTGGAACTGCTCATGGCTGCAAATTTTTTGGATTGTTAA